One region of Niallia sp. Man26 genomic DNA includes:
- the spoVT gene encoding stage V sporulation protein T, with protein sequence MKATGIVRRIDDLGRVVIPKEIRRTLRIREGDPLEIFVDRDGEVILKKYSPISELSDFAKEYAEALYDSLGNSVLICDRDTYIAVAGGSKKEYLNKNISEVIEKAMEDRGSVLITQQEQIALVDNNTETVSAYTIGPIIANGDPIGAVIIFSKEGTLGEVEKKAVETAAGFLARQMES encoded by the coding sequence ATGAAAGCAACTGGAATTGTGCGTCGAATCGATGATTTGGGTCGTGTCGTTATCCCAAAAGAAATCAGAAGAACTTTACGTATCCGTGAAGGAGATCCACTGGAAATATTCGTAGATCGCGATGGGGAAGTAATTTTGAAGAAGTATTCTCCTATTAGCGAGCTAAGTGATTTTGCTAAAGAGTATGCAGAAGCTCTTTATGATAGCTTAGGAAACTCTGTATTAATTTGTGACAGGGATACCTATATCGCAGTTGCCGGTGGATCGAAGAAGGAATATTTAAACAAGAATATCAGTGAAGTTATTGAGAAGGCAATGGAGGACAGAGGATCAGTCCTTATTACACAGCAAGAGCAAATTGCACTCGTAGATAACAATACAGAAACTGTTTCTGCCTATACCATCGGACCAATCATTGCAAATGGTGATCCAATTGGTGCAGTTATCATTTTTTCTAAAGAAGGTACTCTTGGCGAGGTAGAAAAGAAAGCAGTAGAAACTGCTGCTGGCTTTTTAGCTAGACAAATGGAATCCTAA
- a CDS encoding GntR family transcriptional regulator — translation MYIKLDPQSDFPIYAQLIHQLMEGILKGELKEGDMLPSVRSLAADLGINMHTVNKSYHELEKRGIIQIIPKSGAIVRLQHANPGSEHYERLVREMKPVLLEAMTLGMGKAEINGLVELLINEYKGE, via the coding sequence ATGTATATTAAATTAGACCCTCAATCAGACTTCCCTATTTATGCGCAATTAATACATCAATTAATGGAGGGAATTTTAAAAGGGGAATTAAAGGAGGGAGACATGCTTCCTTCTGTAAGGTCCTTAGCAGCTGACCTAGGTATTAACATGCATACAGTTAATAAAAGCTATCATGAGCTCGAAAAGAGAGGAATTATTCAAATTATCCCGAAATCAGGGGCGATTGTAAGACTTCAACATGCGAATCCTGGGTCTGAGCATTATGAGCGGCTTGTTAGAGAAATGAAGCCAGTATTGCTTGAGGCAATGACATTAGGAATGGGGAAAGCAGAGATAAACGGTCTTGTAGAATTGCTGATCAATGAATATAAGGGGGAATAA
- a CDS encoding DUF5808 domain-containing protein: MEQGIFIVLMVFQTVMQSIIPVVMRKTHVFGVYVPDEYKDEKRVQFYKKLYVISYSAGSLAIIAGYAIWMNELNPSVRAALGMVLLLSSMLWGLILYFYCHGKMSELKKRTGWSAALKEVKITDLSVRKLDEMLPWFIVAMPILLTLGLSVLTLTQYTQIPDSIPTHWGANGQPDSFTEKSYLSVLSHLLLLLVMQSMFVAIHEFTRKSGIKISASNKSGSKTRQLLMRKYNSWFLAIISLVITVLLSFLQLSIIYPGIFAETLMLLFPLAFLAVVLIGTLVYAIKVGKLNVQLEALTKADVTKEVSDFDSDYHWKGGLFYFNKNDPSLFVEKRFGIGWSINFAQPLGYAIIFGPLILIIIVTSFL, translated from the coding sequence ATGGAACAAGGAATATTTATAGTGTTAATGGTTTTTCAAACAGTGATGCAAAGTATTATCCCTGTTGTCATGAGAAAAACACATGTATTTGGTGTGTATGTACCGGATGAGTATAAAGATGAAAAGAGGGTGCAGTTTTATAAAAAACTATATGTGATCAGTTACTCAGCCGGTTCACTGGCTATTATTGCTGGTTATGCAATATGGATGAATGAACTGAATCCAAGTGTTAGAGCAGCTTTAGGTATGGTGCTTCTATTATCTTCGATGCTTTGGGGACTAATCTTATATTTTTACTGCCATGGAAAGATGTCGGAGTTGAAGAAGCGTACAGGTTGGTCTGCCGCTTTAAAGGAAGTGAAGATTACAGACTTGAGCGTCAGAAAGCTCGACGAAATGCTGCCATGGTTTATAGTAGCTATGCCGATTCTTTTAACACTAGGTTTAAGTGTGCTTACCCTCACGCAATATACTCAAATACCAGACAGTATTCCAACCCACTGGGGAGCTAATGGTCAACCAGACAGTTTTACGGAAAAAAGCTATCTTTCCGTTCTTTCCCATCTGCTGCTCCTATTGGTTATGCAGTCCATGTTTGTTGCCATCCACGAATTTACTAGAAAATCGGGAATCAAGATTAGCGCTTCTAACAAATCTGGTTCTAAGACAAGGCAGCTGCTTATGAGAAAGTACAACAGCTGGTTTTTAGCGATCATCTCTTTAGTAATAACGGTATTGTTGTCCTTCCTGCAATTATCCATTATTTATCCCGGCATATTTGCCGAGACTCTAATGCTGTTATTCCCGTTAGCATTTCTAGCGGTAGTATTGATTGGGACTCTTGTATATGCAATTAAAGTAGGAAAGCTAAATGTGCAGCTTGAGGCATTGACAAAAGCTGACGTCACGAAGGAAGTTTCTGATTTTGACTCAGACTATCATTGGAAGGGAGGACTTTTCTATTTCAATAAAAATGATCCATCGTTGTTCGTAGAGAAAAGGTTCGGAATAGGCTGGAGCATCAACTTTGCACAACCTTTAGGATATGCCATCATTTTTGGACCTCTCATTCTTATTATAATTGTGACATCTTTTCTGTAA